The genomic segment TTTCGTCGCAGTGCTCCATTACAAGTCAAGCTGGAGATAATCCCCTTCATGCCGGGGGTCAATTTGTCTAAAGAGCAGTTATGCATGGCGTTGACGACCGAAGTATACTTCCTAGTGGTCGTCTTACCTCCTCTCCAACATGTGGTGCGGGTCAATGATTAATTGGAAGCGTTGTGGTGCTTTTCCATGAAATCCAAGAGGCATTCCATACTTTCTCTACTGAGAACGTGTTCAATCTTGCAGGCGTCATCTTCCGCCGTGGCTTCGCTTACACCCAGCACTGTCATCAGGAAGGACTTAATGGCCTGATGGCGCTTATAGACCAGGGCTGCTCTGGCCTGTCCCAGTTCTGTTAGATAGACAGGTCCGTATCGTTCTTGCCGGACAAGGCCCCGTTCAGCCAGTTGACTTACTGCCTGGTTGACGCTGGCTTTGGAAACGCCCAATCTGTCTGCGATATCTGTAGTCCGTGCCCCGCCCTTGGCATCAGCTACCTCGAGGATCGTTTCCAGGTAGTCCTCCAA from the Bacillota bacterium genome contains:
- a CDS encoding metal-dependent transcriptional regulator: MTPSLEDYLETILEVADAKGGARTTDIADRLGVSKASVNQAVSQLAERGLVRQERYGPVYLTELGQARAALVYKRHQAIKSFLMTVLGVSEATAEDDACKIEHVLSRESMECLLDFMEKHHNASN